A part of Citrifermentans bremense genomic DNA contains:
- a CDS encoding porin encodes MKIQNKITGAVRPCALKLAGAVLLSCSLLVFDHAAANATSISGDSLTILRMRENTRDDQLFPLYEYLNLSASDTGSQGTISVQLGGWGRIDLGDRSSQRRSDGDIQYGFLSYRANKNNLQFNAGRQWIVEGVATERLDGLYLRTDLAAGFTAATFVGTPVTTDPNFEGGELMYGGRIAHTLPKYYSIGLSALRNESDAEGLREEEGVDVWLHPIPQLDISGRSSYNSLSNGWAEHAYTLSVTPMDALRLSASMQRISYRDYFYHVTTSALSLTNGILDPNEELWNVGGSVGFMPTKNINVALEYNRYEYEIAGNADYYGVTASFTTPTALTAGASFHRMDGDTGPLRYNQYRAWATQKFGPADLTLDFFDVDFDSSITGRTNTYSLAAAAGYNFNRSLRVAADVDYQRSTDFDNELRGLVKLSYAFGFGKEGQ; translated from the coding sequence TTGAAAATCCAAAACAAAATAACGGGAGCCGTCCGGCCCTGTGCTTTGAAACTTGCGGGAGCGGTACTTCTTTCCTGTTCCCTGCTCGTCTTCGACCACGCGGCGGCTAACGCCACCTCGATTTCCGGTGATTCCCTGACCATCCTGCGCATGAGGGAAAACACGCGGGATGACCAACTTTTCCCGCTCTACGAATACCTGAACCTCTCAGCAAGCGACACCGGCAGCCAGGGGACCATATCGGTTCAGCTCGGCGGCTGGGGACGCATCGACCTTGGTGACAGAAGCAGCCAAAGAAGGAGCGATGGCGACATCCAGTACGGCTTCCTTAGCTACCGGGCCAACAAGAACAACCTTCAGTTCAACGCCGGACGCCAGTGGATCGTGGAGGGTGTCGCCACCGAAAGGCTGGATGGCCTGTACCTGAGGACGGACCTCGCCGCCGGCTTTACCGCGGCGACCTTCGTCGGCACCCCCGTCACCACCGACCCCAACTTCGAGGGGGGAGAACTCATGTACGGCGGCAGGATCGCCCACACGCTCCCCAAGTACTACTCGATCGGCCTCTCGGCTCTCAGAAACGAGAGCGACGCCGAAGGTCTGCGCGAGGAGGAGGGGGTGGACGTCTGGCTGCACCCGATACCGCAACTGGATATAAGCGGCCGCTCCAGCTACAACTCGCTCAGTAACGGCTGGGCCGAGCACGCCTACACCCTGAGCGTGACCCCCATGGACGCCTTGAGGCTGAGCGCCTCCATGCAGCGCATCAGCTATCGGGATTACTTCTACCATGTAACGACCAGCGCACTCAGCCTGACCAACGGCATTCTCGACCCCAACGAGGAACTCTGGAATGTCGGGGGGAGCGTCGGCTTCATGCCGACGAAGAACATAAACGTCGCGCTGGAGTACAACCGCTACGAGTACGAGATCGCCGGCAACGCCGATTACTACGGAGTGACAGCCAGCTTCACCACGCCCACCGCCCTGACCGCCGGCGCCTCCTTCCACCGCATGGACGGCGACACAGGCCCCTTGCGCTACAACCAGTACCGGGCCTGGGCCACGCAGAAGTTCGGGCCGGCCGACCTTACCCTCGATTTCTTCGACGTTGATTTCGACAGCAGCATCACCGGGAGGACCAATACCTACTCCCTGGCCGCCGCAGCCGGATACAACTTCAACCGGAGCCTGAGAGTCGCAGCGGATGTCGACTACCAGCGGAGCACCGACTTCGACAACGAATTGCGCGGCTTGGTGAAACTTAGTTATGCCTTTGGCTTCGGAAAGGAGGGGCAATAG
- a CDS encoding OmcA/MtrC family decaheme c-type cytochrome, whose amino-acid sequence MQRTLWKKFSTFLIASTAAAALFLGGCEGDKGERGEPGQNATSFTNITSLTPQQQADLSFDQTNSTVTSVSISSPPVVKFKIVDSNGNPVVGIGTKNSTGQLQNLGFNLAKLVPGANGSPSHWVNYIVTTVPAAGSTTPAAASRPTSDREGTLIDNGDGTYQYTFARDITQIQSQVNAMTFSGNNRRSDLGDLTYQPNLTHRLVIQYGGTVLNTSPAIRFKNAINIVYDFVPATGQVVTSSTSGAQERNIVLTKYCNECHGNPGDPNNLNDRGYGLGITTPHSDRVDTRFCTICHTSQRAYGRAISVPVNGGFTGNVYVTADSATADVNTGDVQVMGEFVTMVHKIHMGSNLTQTGSNYAGLSFNEIVYPQDPALCRKCHRGDTAQQLAVTPQGNNWNTMPSRKACGSCHDNVHFSTGLNHDGNLVQTNDSACTGCHTPTGIQTSHARALASPLTPQPIAGLTNFEYQLSSATVNGTTNDLTVVFRILGNGTPVTLATAAPGLTAPLAGFTGGPAFLLAYARPQLETGAAVPADYNNLGKAAAQPDSISIASLLNTTTNAAVGSISGPDSNGFYMATIKSAAAFPVGAKMRAVAMQSYFTQTGFDPSIAGRHTKAVIIPVTGDTARRTVVDPDKCARCHEFFEAHGGQRVYQTQVCVTCHNPNLSTSGRIITDARLAGFTDLQREILLRWDPAFSVTTPGYALLFPETSNNFKDMIHGIHAGDSRTTPFRDVRGDRLAVIDAAEIAFPNLLSNCDACHLSAPAGTNRQTYKANLPANVLPSTHVTRSAAVVAGATTANITAARTTVPNDDDLVVGPITASCVSCHDSALAKAHMQANGAQLGAALNGPTYTDMGVPRNTFPSATEQCALCHGEGRVADVVEVHQR is encoded by the coding sequence ATGCAACGCACGCTTTGGAAGAAGTTTTCGACCTTTTTAATTGCCTCAACCGCGGCAGCCGCACTGTTTCTCGGTGGCTGTGAAGGGGACAAGGGTGAGCGAGGTGAACCCGGCCAGAATGCCACCTCATTCACCAACATAACGTCCCTTACCCCCCAGCAGCAGGCGGATCTCAGCTTCGATCAGACCAACAGCACGGTAACCAGCGTCTCCATCAGCAGCCCACCGGTGGTCAAGTTCAAGATCGTCGACAGCAACGGCAACCCCGTGGTCGGCATTGGCACCAAGAACTCGACAGGCCAACTGCAAAACCTCGGCTTCAACCTGGCTAAACTGGTACCCGGCGCCAACGGCAGTCCGTCTCACTGGGTGAACTACATCGTCACCACCGTTCCGGCCGCAGGCTCGACCACACCGGCGGCAGCCTCGCGCCCTACCAGCGATCGTGAAGGGACCCTTATCGACAACGGCGACGGCACCTACCAGTACACCTTCGCCCGCGACATCACCCAAATCCAGAGCCAGGTGAACGCCATGACCTTCAGCGGCAACAACCGCAGAAGCGACCTGGGAGACCTCACCTACCAGCCGAACCTTACTCACCGCCTGGTAATCCAGTATGGCGGGACCGTCCTCAACACCTCCCCGGCGATAAGGTTCAAAAATGCGATCAACATCGTCTACGACTTCGTTCCTGCAACCGGCCAAGTGGTCACCTCCTCGACCTCGGGCGCACAGGAACGCAACATCGTGCTCACTAAGTACTGCAACGAGTGTCACGGAAACCCGGGCGATCCCAACAACCTCAACGACAGGGGATACGGGCTCGGGATCACCACGCCACATTCCGACCGCGTCGACACCCGCTTCTGCACGATCTGCCATACCAGCCAGCGTGCCTACGGCCGCGCCATCTCGGTTCCCGTCAACGGTGGCTTCACCGGCAACGTCTATGTGACTGCTGACAGCGCAACCGCCGACGTGAACACCGGCGACGTCCAGGTCATGGGTGAGTTCGTAACCATGGTGCACAAGATCCACATGGGGAGCAACCTGACCCAGACCGGCTCGAACTATGCTGGGCTATCGTTCAACGAAATAGTCTACCCTCAGGATCCGGCTCTTTGCCGCAAGTGCCACAGGGGTGATACGGCTCAGCAACTGGCGGTGACGCCGCAGGGGAACAACTGGAACACCATGCCCAGCCGCAAGGCCTGCGGTTCCTGCCACGACAACGTCCATTTCTCGACCGGCCTGAACCACGACGGCAACCTGGTCCAGACCAACGACTCCGCCTGCACCGGCTGCCATACCCCGACGGGTATTCAGACGTCGCACGCGAGGGCGCTGGCGAGCCCGCTCACCCCGCAGCCGATCGCCGGGCTGACCAACTTCGAGTACCAGTTGAGCAGCGCGACCGTCAACGGGACTACCAACGACTTAACCGTCGTCTTCCGCATCCTCGGCAACGGTACCCCCGTCACGCTGGCCACAGCCGCGCCCGGCCTCACCGCGCCGCTTGCCGGCTTCACCGGCGGCCCCGCATTCCTTTTGGCCTATGCAAGGCCCCAGTTGGAGACCGGCGCCGCAGTACCGGCGGACTACAACAACCTTGGCAAAGCGGCAGCGCAGCCAGACTCGATTTCCATCGCATCGCTGCTGAACACGACCACGAACGCAGCCGTCGGCAGCATTTCGGGCCCGGACAGCAACGGCTTCTACATGGCGACCATCAAATCGGCGGCCGCCTTCCCGGTCGGAGCCAAGATGCGCGCCGTAGCCATGCAGAGCTATTTCACCCAGACCGGTTTTGATCCGTCGATCGCCGGACGCCACACCAAGGCGGTCATCATCCCTGTCACCGGCGACACGGCGCGCCGCACGGTTGTCGACCCCGACAAGTGCGCCAGGTGCCACGAGTTCTTCGAGGCCCACGGCGGCCAGCGGGTGTACCAGACCCAGGTCTGCGTAACCTGCCACAACCCGAACCTCTCCACCAGCGGCCGCATCATCACCGACGCAAGGCTTGCCGGCTTCACGGACCTGCAGCGCGAGATCCTGCTCCGCTGGGATCCGGCCTTCAGTGTCACCACCCCGGGATACGCTCTTCTCTTCCCGGAGACCTCTAACAACTTCAAGGACATGATCCACGGCATCCATGCGGGCGATTCACGCACCACGCCCTTCCGGGACGTGCGCGGCGACAGGCTGGCGGTTATTGATGCGGCAGAGATCGCATTCCCGAACCTTCTGTCCAATTGCGACGCCTGCCACTTAAGCGCTCCCGCGGGCACCAACCGCCAGACCTACAAGGCGAACCTGCCGGCCAACGTGCTGCCGTCCACCCACGTGACCAGGAGCGCCGCCGTCGTAGCCGGGGCGACCACGGCAAACATCACCGCGGCCCGCACAACCGTACCCAACGATGACGACCTGGTTGTTGGGCCCATCACCGCCTCCTGCGTCAGTTGCCACGACAGCGCACTGGCCAAGGCGCACATGCAGGCTAACGGCGCACAGCTTGGCGCCGCCCTGAACGGCCCGACCTACACCGATATGGGTGTGCCTCGCAATACCTTCCCCTCGGCGACCGAGCAATGCGCGCTCTGCCACGGCGAAGGGCGGGTAGCCGACGTGGTAGAGGTCCACCAGAGGTAA
- a CDS encoding GSU3473 family protein → MGILVIFNNGEERNVPSYMLDYLIREKKIVAFLRSSGWVQIGRDPIRKAQQPLTRSGERWSDFLFKRNQA, encoded by the coding sequence ATGGGAATACTGGTGATTTTCAACAACGGAGAAGAAAGGAACGTGCCGTCATATATGCTCGACTACCTGATCCGGGAGAAGAAGATAGTGGCATTTCTAAGGTCTTCGGGATGGGTCCAGATCGGGCGCGATCCCATACGCAAGGCGCAGCAACCGCTGACCAGGTCCGGCGAGAGATGGAGCGATTTCCTCTTCAAGAGGAACCAGGCCTGA
- a CDS encoding C40 family peptidase: protein MEGKTVAASQAAAELLRMEMMQSSLSISGDAAAPAGDSTRAVRNFLAHLGAAKDSSLKQACAVPAPFAAPVEPPQASMSVDPGELDSIGATAAQYLGTPYRFGGEGAAGIDCSSFVQQVYREHQVDLPRTAREQIQVGTDVPEGDLRKGDLVFFQTYASYPSHVGIYLGDGKMIHASSGKGEVTISDLNSDYYRHRYLGARRVV, encoded by the coding sequence TTGGAGGGCAAGACGGTAGCGGCGTCGCAGGCCGCGGCCGAACTGCTCCGCATGGAGATGATGCAAAGCTCGCTCTCCATATCTGGCGATGCCGCCGCACCCGCCGGGGACTCAACTCGTGCCGTGCGGAATTTCCTGGCGCATCTCGGTGCCGCGAAGGATTCCTCCTTGAAGCAGGCATGTGCCGTTCCGGCGCCCTTCGCCGCACCCGTGGAGCCACCGCAGGCTTCCATGTCGGTTGACCCGGGCGAACTCGACTCCATCGGCGCGACCGCGGCGCAGTACCTTGGTACGCCCTACCGTTTCGGCGGGGAAGGGGCTGCCGGTATCGATTGCTCCAGCTTCGTCCAGCAGGTCTACCGCGAACATCAGGTCGATCTCCCCCGGACTGCCCGGGAGCAGATCCAGGTCGGCACTGATGTCCCCGAGGGCGACCTGCGCAAGGGCGACCTGGTCTTTTTCCAGACCTACGCTTCCTATCCTTCACACGTCGGGATTTATCTTGGGGACGGCAAGATGATCCATGCCTCCTCGGGAAAGGGAGAAGTGACCATCTCGGACCTGAACAGCGACTATTACCGACACCGGTATCTCGGCGCCAGACGCGTAGTCTGA
- a CDS encoding NADPH-dependent FMN reductase gives MSQYQVAVIVGSLRKDSINRKLAQALIKLGPAEFSFKQLQIGDLPLYNQDDDANQAASVIRFKNEIKSASAVIFVTPEYNRSIPGVLKNALDNASRPYGDSAWTGKPVGILGASIGAIGSALAQQHLRNCLAYLDAPTMGQPEVFIQVKEGFFDEAGNITSADTVRFLQGWMDRYVLWVKRQAQ, from the coding sequence ATGAGCCAGTACCAGGTAGCGGTTATCGTTGGGAGCCTTCGCAAGGACTCGATCAATAGAAAGCTTGCCCAAGCGCTGATAAAGTTGGGGCCTGCTGAGTTCTCTTTCAAGCAACTTCAGATAGGTGACCTCCCGCTTTACAATCAGGACGACGATGCAAATCAGGCCGCATCGGTGATACGGTTCAAGAACGAGATAAAATCCGCCTCGGCCGTCATCTTCGTCACCCCTGAATACAACCGCTCGATTCCAGGGGTTCTTAAAAACGCCCTAGACAACGCTTCTCGCCCTTACGGAGACAGCGCCTGGACCGGCAAACCCGTGGGCATTCTGGGGGCGTCCATCGGAGCGATCGGTTCGGCTTTGGCGCAACAGCACCTGCGCAACTGTCTGGCTTACCTCGACGCCCCGACGATGGGGCAACCGGAGGTGTTCATCCAGGTGAAGGAAGGCTTCTTCGACGAGGCAGGCAACATCACCAGCGCTGACACCGTGCGCTTCCTGCAGGGATGGATGGATCGATACGTGCTTTGGGTGAAGCGCCAAGCCCAATAG
- a CDS encoding cupin domain-containing protein, whose amino-acid sequence MKIEAKNFTAMDLGPFESLLQRDFMGFAGKFFIGGELGLTGCEVSLNRLPAGKGMPFVHSHKKNEELYIILRGSGTFYADGEEFPVTEGSLIRVAPAGERAWKAGEEDLYFICIQAEAGSLSQATLEDGNRLATKASWMK is encoded by the coding sequence ATGAAGATCGAGGCGAAAAACTTCACCGCGATGGATCTGGGTCCTTTCGAAAGCCTGTTGCAGCGCGACTTCATGGGGTTTGCCGGCAAATTCTTCATCGGCGGGGAACTGGGCCTGACCGGCTGTGAAGTCTCGCTGAACCGCCTGCCGGCAGGCAAGGGAATGCCTTTCGTGCACAGTCACAAGAAAAACGAGGAACTCTATATTATCCTGCGCGGCAGCGGCACCTTTTACGCAGACGGAGAAGAGTTCCCGGTGACCGAAGGAAGCCTGATCCGTGTGGCTCCGGCAGGTGAGCGCGCCTGGAAGGCCGGCGAAGAAGACCTTTACTTCATCTGCATCCAGGCCGAAGCCGGAAGCCTCAGCCAGGCGACACTGGAGGACGGCAACCGTCTTGCCACCAAAGCGTCCTGGATGAAATAA
- a CDS encoding GSU3473 family protein → MLVQVKWTNNRYDYVNDFMLHSLIEAGVVARFLRSSGWVTVGVDPVRAATPNREYRGSERRSTPSH, encoded by the coding sequence ATGCTAGTTCAGGTCAAGTGGACAAACAATAGGTATGATTATGTGAATGATTTTATGCTCCACAGTTTGATAGAAGCAGGGGTTGTCGCCAGATTTCTGCGCAGTTCGGGATGGGTAACGGTAGGGGTGGACCCGGTGCGGGCCGCCACACCGAATCGCGAATATCGTGGCAGTGAAAGGAGATCGACGCCTAGCCACTGA
- a CDS encoding PEP-CTERM sorting domain-containing protein, whose translation MKRIAALLVGLAMMSAVSAWAIPTTWSDKIDFNPDILIPPAYSYTHSIADDGFKSFFMGGNDTISSYDLKISLYDDNKPTYFLGFIPIPDGSEAATIWSTGGIYSYNFALTSNTYTGNLVGNVDLWADGSLCVNVSQAPFSFGDFYLASSELTAYGDSGSAPVPEPGTIMLLGAGFLGLAAYGKLRKTA comes from the coding sequence ATGAAAAGAATTGCTGCGTTACTGGTGGGACTTGCGATGATGTCAGCAGTGAGTGCATGGGCGATTCCAACAACGTGGTCCGACAAGATAGACTTCAACCCTGACATCTTGATTCCTCCTGCCTACTCCTACACACATAGCATCGCTGACGACGGCTTCAAGAGTTTTTTCATGGGCGGCAACGACACTATCTCGTCCTACGACCTAAAAATTTCGCTCTACGATGACAATAAACCCACTTATTTTTTGGGTTTTATACCTATTCCGGACGGTAGCGAAGCTGCTACAATCTGGAGCACCGGCGGTATTTACTCCTATAATTTCGCCCTCACATCCAATACTTATACGGGCAATTTAGTGGGGAACGTTGATCTATGGGCTGATGGTAGTCTATGTGTAAATGTTTCCCAAGCGCCTTTTAGCTTTGGCGACTTCTACCTTGCGTCATCCGAACTAACTGCCTACGGCGATAGCGGCAGCGCCCCTGTCCCTGAACCGGGCACCATAATGCTCCTTGGCGCCGGCTTCCTCGGGCTCGCCGCCTATGGCAAACTGCGCAAAACCGCATAA
- the hpnH gene encoding adenosyl-hopene transferase HpnH, protein MRFPMRLNYDLTRYIVSNKLNKIEKYPLVLMLEPTHLCNLACSGCGRIREYADTIQDMMTLKQCLDSVDECPAPVVTITGGEPFLYPHIFQLIDEVLACGKHIYLCTNALLLEKALDSMKPHPNLVINVHMDGMEETHDRILERAGTFKIAMSAIRKAKQLGFRLCTNTTIFKETDLIEIEMLFSHLKDIGVDGFLVAPGFGYEAVGEKLFLERREIQKKFEEVFEMSKRFRFFSTPMYLRFLKGAKELDCTPWGNPTRNPRGWKAPCYLITDEHYGSFAEMMEKTQWEKYGVGKDQRCAQCMMHCGFEPTVVGEIGKSWKDMWEMFCWNLT, encoded by the coding sequence ATGCGTTTTCCAATGCGATTGAACTATGATCTGACCAGGTACATCGTTTCCAACAAGCTGAACAAGATCGAGAAGTACCCGCTGGTCCTGATGCTTGAGCCGACGCATCTATGCAACCTCGCCTGCTCCGGCTGCGGCAGGATCAGGGAGTACGCCGACACTATCCAGGACATGATGACGCTGAAGCAGTGCCTGGACTCGGTTGATGAATGCCCGGCACCGGTAGTCACCATAACCGGCGGAGAGCCCTTTCTCTATCCGCACATCTTCCAGCTCATCGACGAAGTACTGGCGTGCGGCAAGCACATCTACCTCTGCACCAACGCGCTGCTGCTCGAAAAGGCGCTGGACAGCATGAAGCCGCACCCGAACCTGGTCATCAACGTGCACATGGACGGCATGGAAGAGACCCACGACCGGATCCTTGAGCGCGCCGGCACCTTCAAGATCGCGATGTCAGCCATCCGGAAAGCGAAGCAGCTGGGCTTCAGGCTCTGCACCAACACCACCATCTTCAAAGAGACCGACCTGATCGAGATAGAGATGCTCTTCTCGCACCTGAAAGACATCGGGGTGGACGGCTTCCTGGTAGCGCCGGGATTCGGCTACGAGGCAGTAGGCGAGAAGCTCTTTTTGGAGCGGCGGGAAATCCAGAAGAAGTTCGAAGAAGTCTTCGAGATGAGCAAGCGTTTCCGGTTTTTCTCCACGCCCATGTATTTGCGTTTCCTCAAAGGGGCGAAGGAGCTCGACTGCACCCCGTGGGGGAACCCGACCAGGAACCCGCGCGGCTGGAAGGCGCCTTGCTACCTGATCACCGACGAGCATTACGGGAGTTTCGCCGAGATGATGGAAAAGACGCAGTGGGAGAAATACGGAGTAGGGAAAGATCAGCGCTGCGCCCAGTGCATGATGCACTGCGGCTTCGAGCCGACCGTCGTAGGCGAAATCGGCAAGAGCTGGAAAGATATGTGGGAAATGTTCTGCTGGAACTTGACCTAG
- the dxs gene encoding 1-deoxy-D-xylulose-5-phosphate synthase encodes MYRLLSKINGPDDLKKLDAEELTPLAEEVRAFLLETVTRTGGHLASNLGAVELTIALHYCFDSPKDKIIWDVGHQAYTHKILTGRRDSFHTQRCYKGISGFPKRSESPHDAFGVGHSSTSISAGLGMAVAHGLKEDDARIISVIGDGSLTGGMAFEALNQAGHLKKNLIVVLNDNEMSISKNVGALSSFISRKMTGGYYRSLKKEMEAVMANIPAIGGNILHFAKKAENSLKGFLTPGTLFEGLGFEYVGPIAGHDLPTLLGVLENVKRLEGPILLHVMTKKGKGYPPAETMPDKFHGVAPTRPASASPAKLPPPSYTSVFGDTMVKLGELDPKVLAITAAMPDGTGLTPFAERFPDRFFDVGIAEQHALTFAAGLAVEGFRPVAAIYSTFTQRAYDQVFHDICLQKLPVTLALDRAGLVGDDGPTHHGSFDISYLRHLPELTVMAPKDENELQHMLKTALYSGRPMSLRYPRGAGFGVPLDQELQELPIGKGEILVDGGDLTIVAIGSTVHPALEAAAQLRQKGIFASVVNARFIKPIDSELILAQAKKTGCIVTVEENALLGGFGSAVLEVLSDAVLNAVRIKRIGIPDRFIEQGTQAQLRADLGLDAAGIAATCETFLKGESGTSPQLAVVK; translated from the coding sequence ATGTACAGACTGCTAAGCAAGATCAACGGTCCCGACGACCTGAAGAAGCTCGATGCCGAGGAGCTGACTCCCCTTGCCGAAGAGGTGCGCGCTTTTCTCCTGGAGACGGTGACCAGGACCGGCGGGCACCTGGCCTCCAACCTGGGGGCGGTGGAGCTGACCATCGCTTTGCACTACTGCTTTGACTCCCCGAAGGACAAGATCATCTGGGACGTCGGGCACCAGGCCTACACCCACAAGATCCTGACCGGCCGCCGTGACAGCTTCCACACCCAGCGCTGCTACAAGGGGATCAGCGGCTTTCCCAAGCGCAGCGAATCCCCCCACGACGCCTTCGGCGTGGGACACTCCTCTACCTCCATCTCCGCCGGGCTAGGCATGGCGGTAGCCCATGGGCTCAAAGAGGATGACGCCCGCATCATCTCCGTGATAGGGGACGGCTCTCTTACCGGCGGCATGGCCTTCGAGGCGTTGAACCAGGCGGGGCATCTAAAGAAAAACCTGATCGTGGTTTTGAACGACAACGAGATGTCCATCTCCAAGAACGTCGGCGCCCTCTCCTCCTTCATCTCGCGCAAGATGACCGGCGGCTACTACAGAAGCCTGAAGAAGGAGATGGAGGCGGTCATGGCCAACATCCCGGCCATCGGCGGCAACATCCTGCACTTCGCGAAGAAGGCGGAGAATTCGCTCAAGGGCTTCCTCACCCCCGGCACCCTATTCGAGGGGCTTGGCTTCGAGTACGTGGGGCCCATCGCCGGGCACGACCTCCCCACCCTCCTTGGGGTGCTGGAAAACGTGAAACGGCTCGAAGGGCCGATCCTTTTGCACGTGATGACCAAGAAGGGAAAGGGGTACCCTCCTGCCGAGACCATGCCGGACAAGTTCCACGGTGTGGCGCCCACCAGGCCGGCGAGCGCCTCCCCGGCCAAGCTCCCTCCTCCCTCCTACACCAGCGTCTTCGGCGACACCATGGTGAAGCTGGGCGAGCTGGACCCGAAGGTCCTGGCCATCACTGCCGCCATGCCGGACGGCACCGGCCTCACCCCGTTCGCCGAGCGCTTCCCGGACCGTTTCTTCGATGTTGGGATAGCCGAGCAGCACGCGCTCACCTTCGCGGCGGGGCTCGCGGTGGAAGGGTTCCGCCCGGTCGCCGCCATCTACTCGACCTTCACCCAGCGCGCCTACGACCAGGTCTTCCACGACATCTGCCTGCAGAAGCTCCCGGTCACCCTCGCCCTCGACCGCGCAGGGCTCGTCGGCGACGACGGCCCGACGCACCACGGCAGCTTCGACATCTCGTACCTGCGCCACCTCCCGGAACTGACCGTAATGGCACCCAAAGACGAGAACGAGCTGCAGCACATGCTGAAGACCGCCCTCTACTCCGGGCGGCCGATGTCTCTGCGCTATCCGCGCGGCGCCGGCTTCGGTGTCCCCCTGGACCAGGAGCTGCAGGAGCTCCCCATCGGCAAAGGCGAGATCCTGGTCGACGGCGGCGACCTGACCATAGTCGCCATAGGCTCCACGGTCCATCCGGCGCTTGAGGCCGCGGCCCAGCTCAGGCAGAAAGGGATCTTTGCCTCCGTGGTCAACGCCCGGTTCATAAAACCGATCGATTCGGAACTGATCCTGGCCCAGGCCAAGAAGACCGGCTGCATCGTCACCGTAGAAGAGAACGCCCTCTTGGGTGGCTTCGGCAGCGCCGTCCTGGAAGTGCTTTCCGACGCGGTGCTGAACGCGGTCCGGATAAAGAGGATCGGCATCCCCGACCGCTTCATCGAGCAGGGGACCCAGGCCCAATTGAGAGCGGACCTTGGTCTTGACGCCGCCGGCATAGCCGCCACCTGCGAGACGTTCCTCAAAGGGGAGAGCGGGACTTCTCCGCAGCTCGCCGTGGTCAAATAG
- the hpnA gene encoding hopanoid-associated sugar epimerase → MKAFVTGATGFIGASIVRELLKDGWEVRVLARPGSDRRNLSGLDIEIREGDLSDREALVKALGGCQALFHAAADYRLWTRTPQAMYDVNVKGTRAIMSAALAVGVEKVVYTSSVGTLGNPGDGTPGTESTPVDFCHMVGDYKKSKFLAERAAESFLAKGLPLVIVNPSTPVGPMDVKPTPTGKIIVDFLNGRMPAYLDTGLNLIDVEACARGHLLAAQKGRVGEKYILGNRNLTLAEIFEILSGITGLKAPRVKLPYYPILMAAYANHALSAVTGKEPLIPLAGVQMAAKFMFFDPGKAVNELGLPLPPVEGALERAVEWFRDNGYVNQNR, encoded by the coding sequence GTGAAAGCGTTCGTCACCGGAGCCACCGGGTTCATCGGCGCGAGCATCGTGCGCGAACTCCTGAAGGACGGCTGGGAGGTGCGGGTGCTGGCGCGGCCGGGCTCGGACCGCCGGAACCTCTCCGGGCTCGACATAGAAATCCGGGAAGGGGACCTGAGCGACCGCGAGGCTCTGGTGAAGGCGCTCGGCGGCTGCCAGGCGCTTTTCCACGCAGCCGCCGACTACAGGCTCTGGACACGTACCCCGCAGGCCATGTACGATGTCAACGTCAAAGGGACCCGGGCGATAATGTCGGCGGCGCTCGCCGTCGGAGTCGAGAAGGTGGTCTACACCAGCAGCGTCGGGACCCTGGGCAACCCCGGCGACGGCACCCCCGGCACCGAGAGCACACCCGTAGACTTCTGCCATATGGTGGGGGACTACAAGAAGAGCAAGTTCCTGGCAGAGCGGGCGGCAGAGTCCTTCCTGGCGAAGGGGCTGCCGCTGGTGATCGTGAACCCCTCCACTCCGGTTGGGCCGATGGATGTGAAGCCGACGCCGACCGGCAAGATCATCGTCGACTTTTTGAACGGCCGGATGCCCGCCTATCTCGATACAGGGCTGAACCTGATAGACGTGGAGGCGTGCGCCAGGGGACACCTCCTGGCGGCGCAGAAAGGGCGGGTCGGGGAAAAGTACATCCTGGGGAACCGGAACCTGACCCTGGCGGAGATCTTCGAGATCCTGTCAGGCATCACCGGGTTGAAGGCGCCGCGGGTGAAGCTCCCCTACTACCCGATACTGATGGCAGCCTACGCCAACCATGCGCTCTCAGCCGTCACCGGCAAAGAGCCGCTGATTCCGCTTGCGGGAGTGCAGATGGCCGCGAAGTTCATGTTTTTCGATCCGGGCAAGGCAGTGAACGAGTTGGGCTTGCCGCTGCCGCCGGTTGAAGGAGCGCTGGAGCGCGCCGTAGAGTGGTTCCGCGACAACGGCTACGTCAACCAGAACCGTTAG